A region from the Engraulis encrasicolus isolate BLACKSEA-1 chromosome 18, IST_EnEncr_1.0, whole genome shotgun sequence genome encodes:
- the LOC134468328 gene encoding sterol 26-hydroxylase, mitochondrial-like: MAVYINMVKTRGRICLKQVVTTIAHCSTNVGCNVATAQSDFKLKAADLPCAPTWKTVYRMIFKGYFHRLHELQVYEKRLYGPMYRKCAGSISSVALSSAELVEELLRQDDKFPSRGDMELWTEYRDARGFGYGPFTEQGNKWYTLRSALNKRMLHPKDCMQYEHVINEVITDFMRRIEHVRKTSPTGDLVTDVSKELYNFALEGISAILFETRIGCLEKEIPMETQDFVNSIAMMFSNSMPVVLTPKWSRSVLPFWGRYTAGWEGIFTFASKFIDMKMAGIQKHVDRGQEVEGDYLSFLLSNTDVSIKEVYGTVAELLLAGVDTISNTLMWTLYQLSREPKIQDTLYQEVNHSLESGKIPVAQDVTNMRYLKAVIKEALRMYPVVPINARLISEGSVTVGGHHFPKKTMFTLCHYAISQDEKVFPDPSRFKPERWLRDGRLRPNPFGSIPFGFGVRGCVGRRIAELEMHLLLARIIKLYKIKPDQSVGDLKVFNRTVLVTDRQLNLHFIERR, encoded by the exons ATGGCCGTGTACATCAACATGGTGAAGACAAGAGGTCGGATATGCCTGAAGCAAGTGGTAACAACAATTGCTCACTGCAGCACAAATGTAGGATGTAACGTGGCAACTGCACAGAGCGATTTCAAACTCAAAGCAGCAGATCTTCCTTGTGCACCTACATGGAAGACTGTGTACAGGATGATTTTCAAAGGCTACTTTCACCGTTTGCATGAGCTACAG GTGTATGAGAAACGGCTGTATGGGCCAATGTACAGGAAGTGTGCCGGTAGCATCTCCTCAGTGGCCCTGAGCAGTGCAGAGTTGGTAGAGGAGCTGCTCCGCCAGGACGACAAGTTCCCCTCCCGTGGGGACATGGAGCTGTGGACAGAGTACCGAGATGCCAGGGGCTTTGGCTATGGCCCCTTCACAGA ACAGGGCAATAAGTGGTACACACTAAGAAGTGCACTCAACAAGCGGATGCTCCACCCCAAAGACTGCATGCAGTATGAACACGTTATCAACGAGGTCATCACAGATTTTATGAGGAGAATAGAGCACGTTCGCAAGACCAGTCCAACTGGGGATCTGGTTACTGATGTTTCCAAAGAACTGTACAATTTTGCTCTTGAAG GCATCTCAGCTATTCTGTTTGAAACTCGGATTGGGTGTTTGGAGAAAGAGATCCCGATGGAGACACAGGACTTTGTGAACTCGATTGCCATGATGTTCTCCAACAGCATGCCGGTGGTTCTGACACCCAAATGGAGCCGAAGTGTTCTCCCTTTCTGGGGAAGGTACACAGCTGGATGGGAGGGCATCTTTACCTTTG CTAGTAAATTTATCGACATGAAGATGGCAGGCATTCAGAAGCATGTTGACAGAGGTCAGGAAGTGGAGGGCGACTACCTGAGCTTTTTACTCTCAAACACGGATGTGTCCATCAAGGAGGTGTATGGAACTGTTGCTGAGCTCCTGTTGGCAGGAGTAGACACT ATTTCCAACACCTTGATGTGGACCCTGTATCAACTGTCCCGAGAACCCAaaattcaagacactttgtatcAAGAAGTGAACCACAGTCTTGAAAGCGGAAAGATTCCTGTTGCCCAAGATGTTACTAACATGCGGTACCTGAAGGCTGTCATCAAGGAGGCACTCAG gatgtatCCAGTAGTTCCGATCAACGCCCGCCTCATATCAGAGGGAAGCGTGACAGTTGGGGGACATCACTTTCCCAAGAAG ACAATGTTTACCTTGTGCCACTACGCCATCAGTCAAGATGAAAAGGTTTTTCCCGACCCATCAAGGTTCAAACCAGAGCGCTGGTTAAGAGATGGGAGATTGCGGCCAAATCCCTTCGGCTCCATCCCCTTTGGATTTGGGGTGAGAGGCTGTGTGGGCCGTCGGATCGCAGAGCTTGAGATGCACCTGCTTCTGGCGAGG ATCATCAAGCTGTACAAGATTAAACCAGACCAAAGCGTGGGCGATTTGAAAGTCTTCAATCGCACAGTGTTGGTTACTGACAGGCAATTGAACCTACACTTTATTGAGAGGAGATAG